A region of the Culex quinquefasciatus strain JHB chromosome 1, VPISU_Cqui_1.0_pri_paternal, whole genome shotgun sequence genome:
atttccccgaataccattccccagaatgaaccgttccccagaaaaccattccccagaatgtaccgttccccagaaatatttatcgtggtgattataattatttccaaaatttaaaaaaaaaattaaaaatttccaaaatttccaaaatatccaaaatattctaaatttccaaaatttccaaaatttccaaaatttccaaaatttccaaaatttccaaaatttccaaaatttccaaaatttccaaaatttccaaaatttccaaaatttccaaaatttccaaaatatccaaaatatccaaaatttccaaaatttccaaaatttccaaaatttccaaaatttccaaaatttccaaaatttccaaaatttccaaaatttccaaaatttccaaaatttccaaaatttccaaaatttccaaaagtttcaaaatttccaaaatttccaaaatttccaaaatctccaaaatttccaaaaattttaaattttcaaaatttacaaaattttctaaaatttacaaaattttctaaaatttacaagattttcaaaattacttaaatttctaaattttccaaaatttccaaaaattcaaaaaaaaaaagcaaaatttgcataatttcaaattttcaaaaaactaaaaaaaaaattcataatctttggttttttttaattttaaaatttcttttctctttaattttgatttttgaattccaaactttttgatttttttgagaattttgaaaatgtttttaatttgactttctgacttaccattgacaaattatgATCATAATATTTAGATCGAAAAATCTCGAATTTGATGCGAGAAATAAAGATTGAAATATTACGCTcgagtgcaataatcaccacgttaactagtgtcagcagttattacaaggctagaaagttttcccttctttaaagaaaggaaaactTTACTGACTGATACAAGTTGAATTTAACCTTTAAAAGGGAGGAGGAGAGTTTTCCTTTCTTTAACGAAGGGAAAAATTTATAGCCTTGTTATTATAACTGCGACACGGGTTGATTTTCCCTTTTTTAAGTAAGGGGAAAAATACTTGACCACTtacacaactttttaaatttgttatcactAGTCAAGAGTGTTTTTCCTTATGGAAACAAGAAagaatacaagaaaaaaaaactttaaagcgaAAATTCAACTTCTGTTAGCAGATATCACAAGTCAAgacagttttcccttctttaaagaaggtgaaattcaacttgtgtcagaagaccttaaaagaaggaaaaattaatcAGTTATTGtaagtcaagagagttttcttcttccaaaaatgatagattaaattttgtcaccttaaatcaaatttagaaaatttaaataatcatgCAAAATGAGCAATATGCCAAAGGTCCAATATGTCAAATGAAATTATACCAATGACACccataatcatattttaattttaacaaaaaaatttcttCTTTGCAAAAAAAGCATTCAAGGAAAAcgagaaataaaaagaaactgcaatttattcggcatttgtataacaaatttaatatGACTGAAAAAGAAGGGAAATTTTCTTAGAATAATAGAACGAGTCATAAGCCgaattaacattttctgttattttatcaagaattgttgtcaaaaaaaaggaaaatttcttgGCATGGTGAAATAACcttgtataatttttatattttctatgaaatttcaaacaaactaatatttaaaactactttgatttttcgagaaagaaacttttctagggaatggttttctgggaaaTGGTACATTCTGGGAATAGTTTTCTGGGAAATGGTACATTcagggaatggttttctggggaatggttttcgggGAATGGTTTTttggggaacgtgacacaatcaatttttaatgtgattaacTCACACCTTCTAGACAAATTGAGGCCTTTATACACAAAATAGATtcaatttactaaaaaaaatgaaattacacgatttttatttgttattcaaaattgtagaaaaatgtATAAAggtgaataaaaataaacaatgaataatcaaaaaaaaatcttgacagTAGTGTGaacatatttaattttatacttGTTTGGCAACTTTCctgatttttattctttaaagaaAAACTATCTAAATTCCAATGCCAtcggaaaattttcaacaatcctTGATCTTTTTCGGTCAAGTTGAAATCATGACCGTTTGCCATTCTACAGAATCAAAACATCGTTCGAAGTGGGAGAAAGTCAAGCTGCTAagcagatattaaaaaaaaatctaaaaatggatCACACACCCTTCATATGGCGCCGTTTGAAAGTGATTTACGATCCCAGCAACCTTAAACACCATGTGCGGCCTCGTTTGGCTTGTTTCGCCGAAACCTTAAGGAGACGCATGGCATTTCAAGTCAAAGATcaaatttttgtcgtttttgagtGGAGCTGGGAAAAGTCAATTTGATTTATTCTTGGAAATTGTGTAACTCCTCGCGTATTTCTGGTTacatgtataacatttcctcaaaGCCACAATTAGTTTCTATCAGTATCAATCAATCGAAAACCGGAAACAGCTGGGTCAACGTCGAATAGACAAAACGTGCCCAAGAACCCATTACGCTTCCCAACCGCACCAGCAAAGATAACCCATTTCTGAGCAGTACAACACACATATGTAGCCTAGAACACAATCCAAAACTAAACCGGAAGGGGGTGCCGCAACGAGCAGACCCAGCTAATGAATGTCGTTCAGTCTGGGGTTTGCAACTGCAGCGAGACCGACACAGACAGAATCACACAATACAATGTGCAccaaaaacgaaacaaaattataaacaaCCACACCACACCCTCGCTATTCCACCTCCACCTGGCGCGTCGCCCCTCTGCTCACTGATCTGTTCTTCCGTTTGTCTCGCGTTCTGATGTTTGCCGCGCCATATGTGTGTGAGTGAGAGTGAGAGATGATGCAATGCAACGGAACTactgtttttgttgtttatgCATCACACGCAATGTGAGCGAGCGAGCTTCGATTGTTGTGAAAAGTTGTcctatgtttttgttttcgttgaACATGAAGTTAATTCATATGTGAttttatgtgtgtttttttatttttcaaataatttgaagACCTTAGTCCtactaaataataataatgaaattttaaatgggTTTTCAGAATGAATTATTTCGTTGAACAAAGCTAAAAATTGGATTGATATTGTTTTTCCtgcattaaataaaaataaacaatttctaATTACTTCAAATAGATTTGGAGTTCTTTTCAACTTTGGTTTATTCATTTCGTTTCATTTTGATGTTTGAATTGGATATTTCAACAATGAATCATAGTTTTTATTGTCTTTTGACCTTGAAAAACCaacataaattcaaaattttgtttattttttacattttattatttaattgtgttcttaattttgaaatgaacATATTCTGCGAATGACTGTATATAGTTTGGCTGAGAATTCAAGGAAAATCAAGAATATATCCTgagttttttaataggtcctattaTATTGTAATACGccgcgttagggtggtccaaaaaattacaattttcgtCAAacttcgcaaaaccactttttcaaaaaaaaaaatcatgactccccgccatttcaaccgacTTTAGCTGTCTTATATGCAAATGAAATGTGATAAGctggttttttaaagaaaatagtaagaagtttcaaaaatctaacctaaaatatgaaacggtcgtatgaaactttaaaatgccgttttgacggtatCTGGACCAAACAGCTtatgcctgaaaatattttcatcggatttctcggacaattttacctaacatactaaaaaaatcgGAGGAGTTCATTAccaggattctgagatatggtttattgaaaataaaatcctggTTTTCCGCTGCACTTCTCGCAAAAacgagaaaatgacgaaattggcaaaaaaaacaacttttatttactaaaactgcgatatctttaaaatttcagcgatctgaaCCTTCTTCTTATTGGTTCTAAAGACTAAAggttttcttctgaaaattttgtttttcttccttaatttttgaatttttgaatgcatttatcttgttaagtttttgattttttcaatgatgaTATTAAATCCAAGCTACAACCCTCCATAGACATGCAATTTCTTTTCACATTTCTTGTTACAACATTTTATCATAACATTTATCATCATTATTATCGTAAAAATATGTTCATTGTACattgcaaaaattactgcatttcTAATTCAACTAAAAACATTATGGGATGCTAGTCAATAACACGGCAggacttttttttatcgaaataaagttgtcaaatttatttttgtaacggaaattaaaatgaaatattatttttacagattttcCCATGAGACATGACTAGAGtttctacaaacaaaaaaattcataGTATTATATACTTGTAATATCTATGCTCGTTATAgggttgaaaataattaaaagtctGAAGATGCAtcaacttgaatattttttaagggttaTAATCAGTCTATAATTGAATGCTCTTTTTTGACAACATATTTgaggaaaaatcattttaacattgaattttACATTTCCATACTCTGAAATGTCCTGTTATTGCCAATTATTAAATACAATTTAATTCcatttaataaagttttttagatttttaaaagtgAACATTAGTTTAACAACTTTATGCATACATTAGTGTGGTCCAAATTCAAGACGATTTTCTCATACAAACTTCTAGGAGAGGGGTTCCCGTAGCACCCCTCACACTTAATTTATGATATTGttgtgtatttttcaaaaaatatagcattttaataatatttttcaaagtttatgtcgcccccccccccccctcaaaagtttgcatgaaaaacaggggacaaaaaaaatctaaatgtacATGAAAATAGATGTTTAATCATCTGAAAactatctaaaatgcatttttctgcattgattcaaatatttaggatgtttgggctcgtttaaaaatgttttgaattttaagaaattccaATTAAagcttcgcaaaaaaaatctgaaaaataaaattttcgtcactacttagatattttggaaactaatggaACATTACAAAACACTTTTGTTCATTAATATGTTGAAATCATGTTTCCCTATTTcaattttgatacttttttttgcctcctcCCCCCTCGACTTTTGCTCAGAGTCGATGGAcacaatcttcaaaaaatatttgcagcggcctaaacaatcataaaaaaacaatttacagacgaataaataaacaaaattcaaaaagcaaaaacaattgcgattttgaaaaaaaagaatttatcaAACAAATTCCTGACGCGAATTTCAATCAAGCTTTTTCGAACATCCGTGTGCTTTCCGTCTCCCGACAACTTGACATCCCGTTTTCGAACCAAATATCGGAAAAAAACCCCATCAATCCTCACAACCATCCTCCTCTCAAAATCGATAATCTCGCAGATTTACAACTCTCTCGCTCTCTCGCTGGCGCCGCTCTCTGTTGTACTTTCGCCAGGACATCCAGAACGCGTTCGTCCGTCAATAGTTTGTGCGAGAGCGAGAGAGCGAGATAGGGTGAGAACATTTTCCAGGAGTCTTGGTCAAGTGGTTTCAAGAAGGCGCCCACCAGCCAGGGAAAATCTCCAGCGAAAGAGCGAAAACAGAGCGAGCGAGAGTGAAAAGCACACTTTACTTCATCACCCCTTCTTTCTGCAGATTTGCAATCACCGAGGAACGGTGAGCATGCCAAcctcagtttcagtttcagtcaGTTAGTTAGTTTAGTCGGTTGGTCGCGAGTCTTTTCGGGGaccgattttttttcagcgCGTGCAATCGTGAGAGCGTGTGTGAACTGCGGCGTATTAACTGGATAAATTAGGAGTTTTTTCtgctctatttttaaaaatgtccttTTCTACACTATTGGGATGATTTTTCCACTTTGAGAATGATTCCTGGCGTTGGATTTCCGTGAGTGCGAGTGGGCAGAGAGGTGTgatattttggccattttcaccGTTCGGCCTTTGCCTGTGCATATCTAGTAAAAATAGTAATgatctttcttttttgtttcgcGCTGGTCTCAGGCGAGGACAATTAATGGAAAATGCTGGCTGATTTATGTCCCTGGGTGCGGAAAATTGCGCAAAATTCATTAGAGTGCCAAGCATCTTAGTGCTGCTGCTTTTCCGACCTAAGCAAAAGAATATCGATTTATGTGCCCTCCCGTGTAGGAAAATTTCTACACCAGGAGAAACCACCAACAAACAGTCAGTCAGGCAGTCAGTCAGTCTGACTGTAGTGTGATGCTATGCGTAGTGTGTGGCCAGGAAAGAGAGGTGCGATATGGTTCTTCCACCCGACTGAGGGGTAGGCtcaagtgctgctgctgctccgagATGGCCTCCCCTTTCTGGAGTATTTCgttttgcttttcttttgaTATGCGAAATATTTAAGGGAAAATTGGTGGACTCACAACTGGACCAGGGGTGGAATGCAGAACGAACCAGTTTCTGCAGAGCACCTTTCGTTCGTTTGTTCGTTCTTTCGGTGGATGCACACTGCACATAGAGCATAGAGCGCACATAGATATGTTGGTTGGTGGACGGACATCATCAAATTGGGTCATGGAACGGGCGTTGACTCGCAATTATTGGACGAGGAGGGAGAGATCCGCAGCCCagcataaatattttaaaatgttcgatTGAAGGTGCCGCCACCATTCGGTGGCGCGTCTGGTGGATGGACCTCGTTGCGATTAGTATGCACATTCCAAGGTGTAGctcatattttcatttcttcAACTCGCGATCCAGGAACAGCCGACAGGATGTGATGGAATTTCAATTAGACGTCGTCGTCTCCAAGCATGGTCAATTGGGCGAAACGCTTCGCGGCATTAGTAATcgtgcattttttttactatcGAATTCACAAAACTCACGCTCATCCGCATACATAAGTAGTTTAGGAATTGTTTGAAAAGTGTCGTTcgcataacaaataaaaaaacacgagCCTCAAAATGTTTAACTGCCTTTGGCAATTGTGGGATTGGTAAGCGAGCCGCCGCACCGCAGACAATTTTCAAATCGAAACCGAGAAGAACCACGTGCGATGCATACTAATTGCGGGtgactttctttttttttttcctccccaAACAGGATCGATCCACCCACGTTCACCACGATGGAGAGCAAGAAGCTCCAGCAGCTGCAGCAGGCCAACTCACACCTAGCACCGATTCCGCAGACGAAGCCACCAACTTTCCAGCAGCAGAATGCCGCCGATTATCGGCCTTCGCGGGCATCGCCGGTCTTTCAGAACCACCCGCAGTACCAGAGCTTTGCGTCGAATTTTGCCCAAATCAACTACCCACACCAGATTCGACCCCCGCAGCAAGTCgcacagcagcaacagcagcagcatcttAGCGCCCACAGTAGTCccaaatcgaatagcaacagtTTGTACCTTAGCGAATACTCCAGCTCGagccagcaacagcagcagcagcagcagccatcaCAGCAGCAACATCACCACAACACGATCGGAAGTCACTATCACTTTGACCAGATCTACCAAACCAGCTCGCCGTCGAGTGGCAGTGGTGAGCGGGAACGCCTGTACCAGACTGCCCCCAGGCCAACGCAGCACACTCACACGCCAAGCCAGCCGGGCCCACCACAGCCACTCACCAAGCTGGAACTGCAGTTCCAACAGCTGCAGCGTGAAAAGATCCAGGCCCAGATTAAAACCGCCACGGAAGCGTTGGCCCACCAGCAGCAAACCTTTGCCCTTCGTCAGCAGCTCAATCCACCCGTTCCCAACTATCACCTGAAGCAGAACCTCCTTCAAAACCTGTCCCAGCAGCACCAACAGCAAATCCAACACCAGCAACAACAGCTGCAGCGAAATGCCCCTCCATCGAGTCTGAACCTGACCAGCCACTTCCAGCCGGCCCAAGGTCCCATGAAGCTGACGAATCATGCCAACATCCATGACTACGGTGCCACGGCGGCCACCAACCAGCATGCGATCAACGAAGCGTtctaccagcaacagcagcagaagCACATCCACGCGGTGATCAACAAAACGCCCAACAACATGCAATCCCCCGCCCCCAACCAGATCATCATTCAGCAAAACATTCCCGGCCAAGTGGTGAACCAAGCCTGCCAGACCCAAATCAGCGGCGTCAAAAACAATCAGCagcaacaaaaccaaaaatcacCCAACTCCGACTCGATGTCCTCGCCGTCGCACGACGGCCTTGAACGCCGGAAAAGTGGTCCCGTACACACGCTCAAATCTCCCGTCACCAAGCGACCCCTCAACGCGCCCGTCTCCATGTCCGGCTGGCTCTACAAACAGGGCTCCGATGGACTCAAAGTGTGGCGACGGCGCTGGTTCGTCCTGTCCGAGTACATCCTCTACTACTACAAAAGCCAGGAAGAGGAGAAACTGCTCGGAACCGTCCTGCTCCCATCCTACAAAATATCCGCGTGCTTCCCGGAGGACAAGGTCTACCGCAAGTTTGCCTTCAAGTGCGAACACACCAACATGAGGACGTTCGTATTCGCCGCCGAAACGGGCGAATCCATGACCAACTGGGTGCGGGCCTTGACCCTGGCCACAATGATGCAGGGCAGCAGCGAGTCCGAAACGAGTCCACCCTCGAACAACGCACGCAGCGGAGACAACAGCGATTCTGGCATTCAAACGTACCAATCGCAGGTGTGCAAGACGGGAGCATCCCAAGGACCGGTAACGCCCGTTTCCGACAACGGAGGTGGATCGCAACCCCTGTACGCCAACGCACCTCCCAAACCACGCCGAGCGAACGACGGTGGGTACTCTTCCCCGAGTCCCGAACACATCCCATCCGAGCGATACGACCAGGATCAGCAGCAAATCTACGGAAAAACTCCTGACTCGAGCTTTATGCAGCAATCACCCCAaatcaagcagcagcagcaacaacaacaacatctagGGTACGACCCGAACGCGTATCCAAGTCCTGGCGGTGCTGGTGGTGGCCAAACTGTCTACAACGATGCGATCTACGGCAATGCCAAGCGAATCGAGCGGGACTTGTACATCCAAAAGTtgatccagcagcagcaacaacaacaagccCAACTCCAACAACTTCAGCAACAACAGCAAGTCCAACAGCAGGTTCAGCAGCTAGCTATGCAGCAAACTCCACAACGAGCATTCACAAACCCCTTCATGTACCCGAACGCGGACCGACGAACACCGGACACGTACGGACCTCCGCGAGCCGCCCTGGACAAACACATGTCCGACTACGAAGACATCTACAACCTGACCATGCTGTCCAAGTCTCTTCCAGCGGAAGATCCAACACCTAGTGCAGCCACCGCCGCCGCAGGTTACCGCCGACCGATGAGCCCCCTGCGCTACGACGGCCAAAACATGCCCATGCGTTACACTCCCAACTATCTGGAGGTAAGTTCCGTGTACCTCAGTGTCTCTCTGTGTGACTCACAACCCATGTGTTAACAAACGGATCGAAATCGCGCACGCACATCCTAACACCGCTAACCAACAACCCATTTTTTCATCCCACCCCCCACCCCCATCCAAAACACCCCACGCATTCAACAGAACAACTCACCCGCACAGCAGCAGCACGTACAGATGCGTGCCCGACCGGTCCAATCGACGATCCCGCGACCCCACTCGGCCGACTTTCTGGAGTACGAGGCGCGCAACCCGATCGGCGCCAACTCCCTGAACGGCGTCAAGGGCGGTAAGCTAAAGGACGGCGAACCAGCTCGAGCACCCCGGCCCAAGTCCAGCCTGGACATCAACCGAACCCCGGACAACTACTACTACTCGGAGGCGAGTTACGCGGAGAAGATGCGAATGCAGAGTGCGTCGTACCTGCAGCGGGCCGCGAACCTTGGAGCGGTAGCGGGGAAGGAAGTGCCGGGTAAGTTACGATCGGACGTTGCGCTGCTCACAATCTAATTCACATGGACTTTTTTTAGGCGCCGTCAACTCTAGCACGGTTCCACGCGATGGTTATTACGGAGGTGCGAGTTCGTCCAACGGTCGACTGGACTACGATGAAAACGTCCTGCACCAGGGTTCGGCAAGTGTCCCGCGAGCGCAGCGCATGACGATGAACAACCTCAAAAAGTATCCCAGCCAGCAGGAACAATTCGCTCGGTCGGCCAGCGCCCGGCTTCCACGCAAAGAGGAAGATCCGTCGGCACGGGACGGTGAACGCAAGCGGGAAGAGTCGATGAAGCGACTGCTCGAGTGGAAGCAACGAATGCTCCAGTCGCCGCTGACGCGCAAAATGTCTCAACAGCAAGCCCAACAGCTGGGACTCGGTTCGCCCGGATCCACTGGTAACCCGTTCTTGAGCAAGTCTGGCCAGCTGCAGATGGAGGCGGAGATGTACCTGGAGCAGGAGAAGCAAATGCAAGCTCAACACCAACAACAGCAactacagcagcagcagcagcagcaacaacaacagcaaatgCAGCACCTAAGGGTTGACAACAAATCCAACCTGGAGTACAACAGCTATTCGTCAGACGATGAAGGTAAGTCGGCCAGCTATCTGAACCTTCCTATCTGTTGTAGAACGATCCTATTATTTCTTAGTGACAATCAGCTAACCATTGTTCTGGCAGGTCCTTCCGTACTAGACTGCTCCTTTCTAGTGTACATTAGTACTAATCAGTGAACGGAAAATAACCTCTCCAAGTTTGCAGCCCTTTTCCCTCCAGCTCCAGGATATAACACACACACCTCAGCTTCGTTGCTGGTTTTGCTTCCTATTATTTCCAAAACTTCCTCTTTCTTTGTAGCGCTAATACAAGAATTCCTGACAAATTCTGGATTTGCTTTGAAAAGCTGGTTTTTCGTTATATTTCGTTGATTTCGTTCTTTTCTTAGTTTCACTGCGTTCTACCGTTGATTTTCTAGAACAGCAAAAATGATCTGGACTGGCGAACGGAACTGAACGGGCACTAGCAATGACCTTCCTGCCGCGTACAAGCCACAACCATACACAACCCATCGCACTCACAAAACTCACTCACGAGACCATAGCTCCTCAAAAGCAAATCCTGAATCCCGAACCACACGCGAGAACGCGAGCCTTCTTCAAAATTCTCACCCCATCTATACTCGGCTGTCCTGTTAAATAACCGTAAACACGTAGATCTGAATGGTTTTTACACTGGTTTTGGGCGGTAATATCTTCTGTCTCTGTCTACACGCAGTACTcccacaaaacaaacaaaaaaaactgaatcctGTTGCTAAAAATAACGATGATACACGTATGTAGTGTAGCCAACTGTATTCTTCCAGCTGTACCAAtccaaagcaaaaaaatacCACCACAACCCACGCACAACCAATATCTTATACTTTGTATTATCTGTATTATATTACCAACCCCTAGATGGAACAGAAAATACGCCGGCAGGAAGGTCAACCCCAAATGTGTCCGCTTCCGCGAGTGCAGAGCTAGAAAGTAGTGAAACTGTACCCCCAGCTGAAGCGTCCGATCTAGACCCTAAAGAATTGCCCCCACCTCCCAGTACCTCCGCGGGTGACGACACCCTGAACACCTCCCAACAGTCTTTCTCCTCTGCCACCGTCTCCGTCAGCGTAGCGGTAGACGACACGGACGACTGTTCAAACATTTACGAAAACAATTCGATCGCGGCCGCGTCCACTCCCAAGACCGCCAAACCCTTGACCAGTGTCGGTAGCTTCAAGGAGAAGATGCTTCCCTTGGAGCCACCCAAATACAAACCCGTTTACGACCATAGTTCGATACTGAAATCGCCCATACAGCAACCACAGACGAAACAACAAACTGACCAGCAAACCAAGACTCCCGAAGAACTGCACTCTAACGAAGACGACGCTGAGGACATGTCGTTCGAGTACACCGACGAAGACCTGGACGAAGCGCTGCAAGCGGAAGTGTCCGACGAGACCAAGACGACCATCGGTGACGATATGATTGACGTGAGCAGTGAGAACCAATCGTTCTACATGCCAATGACGCCGAAGAAACCAGTACTAACCAACGAGGTAGCTGAAATGAAGCTTACCGCAATGGACATTTTAAATTCCATACAGAAGGGAACGTCAGATCCTCAGGATGAAAACACCTACATCGAAATGACCAACGGACTCGGTGGAAAGTGTGTGTTTGGTGATGACCTCAAGTCTACCTATGAAATGATCATGGTACAGAATAGTCCACCGAAAGCCGACCAGGAACCGTTGTACATGGAGTTGTCCCAACTTCACAGCAACAGTTTGGAGAAGAAACCAAAACCCGATGTGAGTGGGTCTAGCAAGAAGAACGCAC
Encoded here:
- the LOC6032089 gene encoding uncharacterized protein LOC6032089 isoform X7 gives rise to the protein MFNCLWQLWDWIDPPTFTTMESKKLQQLQQANSHLAPIPQTKPPTFQQQNAADYRPSRASPVFQNHPQYQSFASNFAQINYPHQIRPPQQVAQQQQQQHLSAHSSPKSNSNSLYLSEYSSSSQQQQQQQQPSQQQHHHNTIGSHYHFDQIYQTSSPSSGSGERERLYQTAPRPTQHTHTPSQPGPPQPLTKLELQFQQLQREKIQAQIKTATEALAHQQQTFALRQQLNPPVPNYHLKQNLLQNLSQQHQQQIQHQQQQLQRNAPPSSLNLTSHFQPAQGPMKLTNHANIHDYGATAATNQHAINEAFYQQQQQKHIHAVINKTPNNMQSPAPNQIIIQQNIPGQVVNQACQTQISGVKNNQQQQNQKSPNSDSMSSPSHDGLERRKSGPVHTLKSPVTKRPLNAPVSMSGWLYKQGSDGLKVWRRRWFVLSEYILYYYKSQEEEKLLGTVLLPSYKISACFPEDKVYRKFAFKCEHTNMRTFVFAAETGESMTNWVRALTLATMMQGSSESETSPPSNNARSGDNSDSGIQTYQSQVCKTGASQGPVTPVSDNGGGSQPLYANAPPKPRRANDGGYSSPSPEHIPSERYDQDQQQIYGKTPDSSFMQQSPQIKQQQQQQQHLGYDPNAYPSPGGAGGGQTVYNDAIYGNAKRIERDLYIQKLIQQQQQQQAQLQQLQQQQQVQQQVQQLAMQQTPQRAFTNPFMYPNADRRTPDTYGPPRAALDKHMSDYEDIYNLTMLSKSLPAEDPTPSAATAAAGYRRPMSPLRYDGQNMPMRYTPNYLENNSPAQQQHVQMRARPVQSTIPRPHSADFLEYEARNPIGANSLNGVKGGKLKDGEPARAPRPKSSLDINRTPDNYYYSEASYAEKMRMQSASYLQRAANLGAVAGKEVPGAVNSSTVPRDGYYGGASSSNGRLDYDENVLHQGSASVPRAQRMTMNNLKKYPSQQEQFARSASARLPRKEEDPSARDGERKREESMKRLLEWKQRMLQSPLTRKMSQQQAQQLGLGSPGSTGNPFLSKSGQLQMEAEMYLEQEKQMQAQHQQQQLQQQQQQQQQQQMQHLRVDNKSNLEYNSYSSDDEASISVRNVKNIPKGALTVKPDPSDYRTDPKLVQGYYDPRQTEYYYQDQEGYIRPDISFESTHDLYTQAQLQRAQEINLQQHYQLQDIDRSLAAMNEESPGEKWPPNINQQQVFTPRGPQTPNHHHQQLQQDKSELRTLEMSAGDLLNRTHEELVLLLIQLRRQNSNTARSIEQCCTNIHDIQNSIRMSDGPSRAENLARLEALKKQLCELEKQYEKEKPLINLVDNMVKLGTLYRGAPGKGKSKSSSGSLHASESATLDRLEFNQRIQERRLLQEEQRQWDRLSPNHTELQSKVQQLYQIDQLLQEESGTLQSLQRDKEDLERALGGLKAKIMKGEAPAPAMEAARQQQHTLERELSRVHLMLAENSKKLEKTVADNARLEQELLVLRQKLQASRDTRGSQATLVPGQDGQYVGSATLVLESELRRVQRLVGDMQRQRNELSQAVRQLTDNSDSLHKQINKNGDSRSHIKKRSQGAAWVETDLDSLVSKDQGRHDSTLSLNVSEKQSSVYGRSDLDRSEAFESCSVDSDDLLEDSSGNPFGYPDKQEIKTVRIVKRESERRHRDREKDRSNASTHSLDQVLEEEAQIFEDYNNYHRAKSMPRGVSETHEAFVQNQDVQSYSSNLKDYYSMTANSQNSYPVSMIDRKADLYSGCDRTPIGKTSASKVSTLSLNSSMDGGSVEYSGLRTKTESIQSLTISEQSPVFQSEAAKQILHEMGAPQQGGSNGLSASERQKQKAEHMAQQNKHRRSVPKEKRRHHTAPHHVNAKQIEIMQSENDMNKNNVNWRARDDVDLEVTLRPRSNAPDVVRSAMGPREKISEHTIDKLLAAPSKILIPERYVPEQTPELSPEEKQRRQEKVEAIKKMLSETPMAGNDTSPNQPANAEKRQREHLLQLNQILAQQVMQMSKIVAENSMAVLPSSICKLRKRGMFNRTSRRNSAGMAASAAAAADDEETRYHSEVEDNDDDDDDDTESPPEPLPLYQQRENYFT